In the genome of Polyangia bacterium, the window GCGGCCACGGCCAGCGGATTCCCCGACAGCGTCCCGGCCTGATACACCGGGCCCATCGGCGCCACGGTATCCATGACGTCGCGCCGGCCGCCATACACGCCGAGAGGCAGACCGCCGCCGGCGATCTTGCCCAGGCAGGTCAGATCGGGCCGCACGCCGAACAGCTGTTGCGCGCCGCCGCGGGCGACGCGAAAACCGGTGATCACCTCGTCGAAGATCAGCAGCGTGCCGTGCTCGTCGCACATGGTTCTCAGCACGGGCAGATACGCCGGGCGCGGCAGCACCACGCCCATGTTGCAGGGGATCGGCTCGACGATGATGGCCGCCACCTGGCCCTTGTTCGTGTCCAGGGCGGCGCGCATGGCGTCGAGATCGTTGAAGGGGACGATGATGGTGTCGGCCACCGCCGACGGCGCCACGCCGGCCGACCCCGGGATCCCCAGCGTCAGCGCGCCCGAGCCGGCGGCGGCCAGCAGCTGATCGGAGTGGCCGTGGTATCCGCCGTCGACCTTGATGATCTTGTTGCGGCCGGTGAACCCGCGCGCCGCCCGCAGCGCGGACATGGTCGCTTCGGTGCCCGACGAGACCAGGCGCAGCTTGTCGATCGACGGGACCATGAACTGGATCAGCTCGCCGAATTCGGTCTCGCGCGGGGTGGGGGCGCCGAAGCTGGTGCCCTGGGCCGCGGTGTGCACGATCGCCGCCACCACGTCGGGATCGGCGTGGCCCAGGATCATCGGGCCCCACGAGGCCATGAAATCGACATAGCGGTTGCCGTCGACGTCGGTGATGTAGGGGCCGACGCCGCTGTGAATGAACACCGGCGTGCCACCGACCGCCTTGAACGCCCGCACCGGCGAGTTCACGCCGCCGGGAAATACCAGCGACGCGCGGGTGAACATTCCTTCGGAGGCTGACCGCTTGGGAGGGGTTTCGTTGGCCATGTCAGCTCCCTGCCTGGCTCATTCTGGCTTTTCACCATTCGATGCGCCGGGCTCGCCGTCGTCCTCGCCGGCTTCGTCATCGTCGTCGGTCTCTTCGTCTTCGGCGTCGGCGGAGGCTTCCTCGCCCAGATCTTCCTCGGCCAGCGGCGTGCTTTGCGCCTCGGCACGGGCGGCGGCCACCTCGGGCGACACCTCGGTCTCGCCTTCTTCCTTCTCGGCCATGCGCTCCATGGCCACCACCTGCTCGTCGCCGTCCAGGCGAATCAGGCGCACGCCCTGGGTGTTGCGGCCGATGGTGGGAATGCCGGCCACCGGCATGCGGATGAGCTTGCCGCCGTTGGTGATCAGCATGAGATCGTCGTCGTCGGTGACGATGCGAAGGCCCACCACCTTGCCGTTGCGCTCGCTGGTCTTGATGGTGATGACGCCCTTGCCGCCGCGGTTCTTGGTCGGGTAATCCGAGGTCGGCGTGCGCTTGCCGTAACCCTTCTCGCAGACGGTCAGCAGGGTCGCCGGCGCCTCGCGCGGGATCACCGCCATGCCCACCACCTCGTCGCCGCTGGCGCGCAGGCGGATGCCGCGCACGCCGCGGGCGGTGCGGCCCATCGGGCGGACGTTCTCCTCGCGA includes:
- the hemL gene encoding glutamate-1-semialdehyde 2,1-aminomutase, encoding MANETPPKRSASEGMFTRASLVFPGGVNSPVRAFKAVGGTPVFIHSGVGPYITDVDGNRYVDFMASWGPMILGHADPDVVAAIVHTAAQGTSFGAPTPRETEFGELIQFMVPSIDKLRLVSSGTEATMSALRAARGFTGRNKIIKVDGGYHGHSDQLLAAAGSGALTLGIPGSAGVAPSAVADTIIVPFNDLDAMRAALDTNKGQVAAIIVEPIPCNMGVVLPRPAYLPVLRTMCDEHGTLLIFDEVITGFRVARGGAQQLFGVRPDLTCLGKIAGGGLPLGVYGGRRDVMDTVAPMGPVYQAGTLSGNPLAVAAGLATLKKLDDRSYQTLDTLGRALEDELSRAVRRTAAKARVQRVGSAFTLFFTSEEVVDLASAKKANTAHYAKFFHGMLDRGFMLPPAQFEAAFLSLTHTLEHVESFTTAAREVLGTITGQITLTPRKKA